A genomic stretch from Sinorhizobium terangae includes:
- a CDS encoding NuoB/complex I 20 kDa subunit family protein — translation MELTSGTTLVAPQPKGIIDPSTGKPIGSNDAFFGEINNELADKGFLVTSTDELINWARTGSLMWMTFGLACCAVEMMQMSMPRYDAERFGFAPRASPRQSDVMIVAGTLTNKMAPALRKVYDQMPEPRYVISMGSCANGGGYYHYSYSVVRGCDRVVPVDIYVPGCPPTAEALLYGVLLLQKKIRRTGTIER, via the coding sequence ATGGAACTAACATCCGGCACCACGCTCGTTGCGCCGCAGCCGAAGGGGATCATCGATCCCTCGACCGGCAAGCCGATCGGCAGCAATGACGCTTTCTTCGGCGAGATCAACAACGAGCTTGCCGACAAGGGTTTTCTCGTTACCTCGACCGACGAGCTGATCAACTGGGCCCGCACCGGTTCGCTGATGTGGATGACCTTTGGTCTTGCCTGCTGCGCCGTCGAAATGATGCAGATGTCGATGCCGCGCTATGACGCCGAGCGTTTCGGCTTCGCGCCGCGCGCCTCACCGCGCCAGTCCGACGTCATGATCGTCGCCGGCACGCTTACCAACAAGATGGCACCCGCGCTTCGCAAGGTCTACGACCAGATGCCGGAGCCCCGCTATGTCATCTCGATGGGCTCCTGCGCCAACGGCGGCGGCTACTATCACTATTCCTATTCGGTCGTGCGCGGTTGCGACCGCGTCGTGCCCGTCGACATCTACGTGCCAGGCTGTCCTCCCACGGCAGAAGCGCTGCTCTATGGCGTGCTTCTGCTGCAGAAGAAGATCCGCCGGACCGGCACGATCGAGCGCTAA
- a CDS encoding NADH-quinone oxidoreductase subunit D, translated as MTEHNVRNFNINFGPQHPAAHGVLRLVLELDGEIVERVDPHIGLLHRGTEKLIEAKTYLQAIPYFDRLDYVAPMNQEHAFALAVERLTRTEVPIRGQLIRVLYSEIGRILSHLLNVTTQAMDVGALTPPLWGFEEREKLMVFYERACGARMHSAYIRPGGVHQDLPHQLVEDIGKWIDPFLKTVDDIDELLTGNRIFKQRNVDIGVVKLEDAWAWGFSGVMVRGSGAAWDLRRAQPYECYSDLEFDIPIGKNGDCYDRYLIRMIEMRESARIMRQCVNRLLGDAEAGPVSSMDGKIVPPKRGEMKRSMEALIHHFKLYTEGYHVPAGEVYAAVEAPKGEFGVYLVSDGSNKPYRCKIRAPGYAHLQAMDFICRGHQLADVSAVLGSLDIVFGEVDR; from the coding sequence ATGACCGAACATAACGTCCGCAACTTCAACATCAACTTTGGCCCGCAGCATCCGGCGGCGCACGGCGTTCTGCGTCTCGTGCTTGAGCTCGACGGCGAAATCGTCGAGCGCGTCGATCCGCATATCGGCCTCCTGCATCGCGGCACGGAGAAGTTGATCGAGGCCAAGACCTACCTGCAGGCCATCCCCTACTTCGATCGGCTCGACTATGTTGCGCCGATGAACCAGGAGCATGCCTTCGCGCTTGCCGTCGAAAGATTGACGCGCACGGAGGTGCCGATCCGCGGTCAGCTTATCCGTGTTCTTTACTCGGAAATCGGCCGTATCCTTTCGCATCTTCTTAACGTGACAACGCAGGCGATGGACGTCGGTGCGCTGACGCCGCCGCTCTGGGGTTTCGAAGAGCGCGAGAAGCTGATGGTCTTCTATGAGCGCGCCTGTGGCGCCCGCATGCACTCGGCCTATATTCGGCCGGGCGGCGTGCACCAGGACCTGCCGCATCAGCTCGTCGAGGACATCGGCAAATGGATCGATCCGTTCCTGAAGACCGTCGACGATATCGACGAGCTGCTTACCGGTAACCGTATCTTCAAGCAGCGCAACGTCGATATCGGCGTCGTAAAGCTGGAGGATGCCTGGGCCTGGGGCTTCTCCGGCGTGATGGTGCGCGGCTCTGGCGCCGCCTGGGACCTGCGTCGCGCGCAGCCCTATGAGTGCTATTCCGATCTCGAATTCGATATCCCGATCGGCAAGAACGGCGACTGCTACGACCGCTACCTGATCCGCATGATCGAAATGCGCGAATCTGCGAGGATCATGCGCCAGTGCGTGAACCGCCTGCTCGGCGACGCCGAGGCCGGGCCGGTCTCTTCGATGGACGGCAAGATCGTGCCGCCGAAGCGCGGCGAGATGAAGCGTTCGATGGAGGCCTTGATCCATCACTTCAAGCTCTATACCGAGGGCTACCACGTCCCGGCCGGCGAAGTTTATGCCGCGGTCGAAGCGCCCAAGGGCGAATTCGGCGTCTATCTGGTCTCCGATGGTTCCAACAAGCCATACCGGTGCAAGATCCGCGCCCCGGGCTATGCCCACCTGCAGGCCATGGACTTCATCTGTCGCGGACACCAGCTCGCCGACGTCTCGGCCGTGCTCGGCTCCCTGGACATCGTGTTTGGCGAGGTAGACCGCTGA
- a CDS encoding NADH-quinone oxidoreductase subunit E encodes MSVRRLAEDTVQPASFAFNKENAAWAKATIKKYPKGREQSAVIPLLMRAQEQDGWVTKAAIESVADMLGMPYIRVLEVATFYTQFQLKPVGTRAHVQVCGTTPCMLRGAEDLIKVCKSKIASDPFTLNESGTLSWEEVECQGACVNAPMVMIFKDTFEDLTPERLEQIIDDFEAGKGAAVTPGPQIDRVYSAPVGGPTTLLALDPATTNSPAQANPGRAKKTSNEPAVSIPPANAARAKTASAVTNPTLKTPATARKEAATIAKIEGETVDKSKPAKPAVVGRPSLEDKNRPASIEKPATVDDLKLISGVGPKIEGILHEIGIYTFAQVASWKKAEREWVDGYLNFKGRIERDDWVKQAKALAKGGEAEYIKVFGKKPR; translated from the coding sequence ATGTCCGTTCGTCGACTAGCCGAAGACACTGTCCAGCCAGCGAGCTTTGCGTTCAACAAAGAGAATGCTGCCTGGGCGAAGGCAACGATCAAGAAATATCCGAAAGGCCGCGAGCAGTCGGCGGTCATTCCCCTGCTGATGCGCGCTCAAGAGCAGGATGGCTGGGTCACGAAGGCAGCGATCGAGTCGGTAGCAGACATGCTTGGCATGCCCTATATCCGCGTTCTCGAGGTTGCGACGTTCTACACGCAGTTCCAGCTGAAACCGGTCGGCACGCGTGCGCACGTGCAGGTTTGCGGAACCACGCCGTGCATGCTGCGCGGCGCCGAGGACCTGATCAAGGTCTGCAAGAGCAAGATCGCCTCGGATCCCTTCACCCTGAACGAGAGCGGTACCCTGTCGTGGGAAGAAGTCGAATGTCAGGGCGCCTGCGTCAATGCGCCGATGGTGATGATCTTCAAAGACACGTTCGAAGACCTGACGCCTGAGCGCCTGGAACAGATTATCGACGACTTCGAAGCAGGCAAGGGTGCGGCAGTTACGCCCGGGCCCCAGATCGACCGCGTCTATTCCGCGCCCGTTGGCGGCCCGACGACATTGCTGGCGCTGGATCCGGCGACGACAAATAGCCCCGCACAGGCAAATCCCGGCCGGGCGAAGAAGACCTCGAACGAGCCGGCGGTCAGCATCCCGCCGGCGAACGCAGCAAGGGCGAAGACCGCAAGCGCGGTTACCAATCCCACATTGAAGACGCCGGCCACCGCGCGGAAAGAAGCGGCAACCATCGCCAAGATCGAAGGCGAGACCGTCGACAAGTCCAAGCCTGCCAAGCCTGCGGTCGTAGGCCGGCCGTCTCTCGAAGACAAAAACCGCCCGGCGAGCATCGAAAAGCCGGCGACGGTCGACGATCTCAAGCTGATCTCGGGCGTCGGCCCCAAGATCGAGGGGATCCTGCACGAGATCGGCATCTACACGTTTGCGCAGGTTGCCTCCTGGAAGAAGGCCGAGCGCGAATGGGTCGACGGGTATCTGAATTTCAAGGGCCGTATCGAGCGCGACGATTGGGTCAAGCAGGCCAAGGCGCTCGCCAAGGGCGGTGAAGCCGAATACATCAAGGTTTTCGGCAAGAAGCCGCGGTAA
- a CDS encoding NADH:ubiquinone oxidoreductase, translated as MAGARKDGQSMEKPGVVIPFARSLDVDPADPFGMAEWMKNMPNLPLHPLMAHPTAAVAAATALGFGLSSHIAGIMFGAMQGAVSAMQQGISAPVLPHAAAPKPTAAPAKRVVAQAPEALPAPVVARPSRVSRPKAKAKAPAKSAKPSVAADDLKRISGIGPKLEQVLNARGIRRFADIAALSEADVARLDKELGFDGRILRDDWVGQAKALKGV; from the coding sequence ATGGCCGGGGCACGTAAGGACGGACAAAGCATGGAAAAGCCCGGCGTAGTCATTCCATTCGCGCGGTCCCTCGACGTCGACCCGGCCGATCCGTTCGGCATGGCCGAATGGATGAAAAACATGCCGAACCTGCCGCTGCACCCGCTGATGGCGCATCCGACGGCCGCGGTCGCGGCCGCGACGGCGCTTGGCTTCGGCCTATCGAGCCATATCGCCGGCATCATGTTCGGCGCCATGCAGGGCGCTGTGAGTGCAATGCAGCAAGGCATCTCGGCGCCGGTGCTGCCACACGCAGCCGCGCCGAAGCCTACGGCAGCGCCGGCCAAGCGGGTGGTAGCGCAAGCTCCGGAAGCATTGCCGGCTCCCGTTGTTGCGCGGCCCTCCAGGGTGTCCAGGCCGAAGGCAAAAGCGAAGGCGCCGGCCAAGTCTGCAAAGCCGTCGGTTGCAGCCGATGACCTCAAGCGGATTTCCGGCATCGGTCCGAAGCTTGAGCAGGTCTTGAACGCCAGGGGCATCCGCCGCTTTGCCGACATCGCCGCCTTAAGCGAGGCGGACGTGGCGCGACTGGATAAGGAACTCGGCTTCGACGGCCGCATCCTGCGCGACGATTGGGTAGGGCAGGCGAAGGCGCTCAAGGGCGTGTGA
- a CDS encoding (R)-mandelonitrile lyase — MEIIECGSRPSARGATEYFTGSVRQDPLLEAPQPARVRVVTVTFEPGARTAWHTHPLGQTLIVTAGRGLAQSWGGERREIRAGDVVWFPPGEKHWHGAGPDTAMTHIAIQEALDGKVVDWLEHVTVEQYSGA, encoded by the coding sequence ATGGAAATCATCGAATGTGGATCGCGGCCCTCGGCGCGGGGCGCGACAGAGTATTTCACTGGGTCGGTGCGGCAGGACCCGCTGCTCGAGGCACCCCAGCCGGCGCGCGTTCGCGTCGTTACGGTGACGTTCGAGCCTGGCGCACGGACGGCGTGGCACACGCATCCGCTTGGCCAGACCCTGATCGTGACGGCAGGTCGTGGGCTGGCACAAAGCTGGGGCGGGGAGCGGCGCGAAATTCGCGCGGGCGACGTCGTGTGGTTTCCGCCGGGCGAAAAACACTGGCACGGCGCCGGGCCGGATACGGCGATGACACATATCGCCATCCAGGAAGCGCTCGACGGCAAAGTGGTGGATTGGCTCGAACACGTGACGGTCGAGCAGTACAGCGGAGCGTGA
- the nuoF gene encoding NADH-quinone oxidoreductase subunit NuoF yields MLKDEDRIFTNLYGLKDKSLRGAMARGHWDGTKEILEKGRDWIINEMKASGLRGRGGAGFPTGLKWSFMPKESDGRPHYLVVNADESEPGTCKDRDIMRHDPHTLIEGCLVASFAMGAHTAYIYVRGEYIREREALQAAIDECYDAGLLGKNNKHGWDMDIYVHHGAGAYICGEETALLESLEGKKGQPRLKPPFPANMGLYGCPTTVNNVESIAVAPTILRRGASWFSSIGRPNNVGTKLFMISGHVNRPCTVEEAMGITFRELIEKHAGGIRGGWDNLLAVIPGGASCPVVKAEDIIDCPMDFDGLREVKSSFGTAAAIVMDRSTDIIKAIARISAFFKHESCGQCTPCREGTGWMWRVMERMVQGRAQKREIDMLFDVTKQIEGHTICALGDAAAWPVQGLIRNFRPEIEKRIDEYTRNATSHGAVLEAAE; encoded by the coding sequence ATGCTAAAAGATGAAGACCGCATCTTTACCAATCTCTACGGCCTCAAGGACAAATCCCTGAGGGGCGCGATGGCGCGCGGCCACTGGGACGGCACCAAAGAGATCCTGGAAAAGGGCCGCGACTGGATCATCAACGAGATGAAGGCTTCCGGCCTTCGCGGCCGCGGTGGCGCCGGCTTCCCGACCGGGCTGAAGTGGTCCTTCATGCCGAAAGAAAGCGACGGACGGCCGCATTATCTCGTAGTCAACGCGGACGAGTCGGAGCCCGGCACCTGCAAGGACCGCGACATCATGCGCCACGATCCGCACACGCTGATCGAAGGCTGTCTGGTCGCGAGCTTCGCCATGGGCGCCCATACCGCCTACATCTACGTGCGCGGCGAGTATATCCGCGAGCGCGAGGCGCTGCAGGCGGCGATCGACGAATGCTATGACGCGGGTCTGCTCGGCAAGAACAACAAGCACGGCTGGGACATGGACATCTACGTCCATCACGGCGCCGGTGCCTATATCTGCGGCGAAGAAACCGCATTGCTCGAAAGCCTTGAGGGCAAGAAGGGCCAGCCGCGCCTGAAGCCGCCGTTCCCGGCAAACATGGGTCTCTACGGCTGCCCGACGACGGTCAACAACGTTGAATCGATCGCGGTCGCGCCGACCATTCTGCGCCGCGGCGCGAGCTGGTTCTCCTCGATCGGCCGCCCGAACAACGTCGGCACGAAGCTGTTCATGATCTCCGGCCACGTCAATAGGCCGTGCACGGTCGAAGAGGCGATGGGCATCACGTTCCGCGAGCTGATCGAAAAGCATGCGGGCGGCATCCGCGGCGGCTGGGACAATCTCTTGGCCGTCATTCCGGGTGGTGCGTCGTGCCCGGTCGTGAAAGCCGAAGATATCATCGACTGCCCGATGGATTTCGACGGTCTGCGCGAAGTCAAGTCGTCCTTCGGCACCGCTGCGGCGATCGTCATGGATAGGTCCACCGATATCATCAAGGCGATCGCCCGCATCTCGGCATTCTTCAAGCACGAGAGCTGCGGCCAGTGCACGCCGTGCCGCGAGGGCACGGGCTGGATGTGGCGCGTGATGGAACGCATGGTGCAAGGCCGTGCGCAGAAGCGCGAGATCGACATGCTTTTCGATGTGACGAAGCAGATCGAGGGCCACACCATCTGTGCACTTGGCGATGCGGCCGCCTGGCCGGTTCAGGGCCTTATCCGCAACTTCCGCCCGGAGATCGAAAAGCGCATCGACGAATACACACGCAACGCGACGTCACACGGCGCGGTGCTCGAAGCAGCGGAGTAA
- a CDS encoding NADH-quinone oxidoreductase subunit A: MTELLGSYVPIAIFIGIALVIGLALLVAPFAVAFKAPDSEKLSAYECGFNAFDDARMKFDIRFYLVSILFIIFDLEVAFLFPWAVSFREMGWFGFWSMMVFLLVLTVGFIYEWKKGALEWN, from the coding sequence ATGACTGAACTTCTCGGTTCCTATGTTCCGATCGCGATTTTCATTGGAATCGCGCTTGTGATCGGCCTCGCACTCCTGGTCGCCCCTTTTGCTGTCGCCTTCAAGGCGCCCGATTCGGAAAAGCTGTCGGCCTACGAATGCGGCTTCAATGCGTTCGACGACGCCCGCATGAAGTTCGACATCCGTTTCTATCTCGTGTCGATCCTCTTCATCATCTTCGATCTGGAAGTGGCGTTCCTCTTCCCCTGGGCTGTCTCGTTCAGGGAGATGGGGTGGTTCGGCTTCTGGTCGATGATGGTCTTCCTCCTGGTGCTGACGGTCGGCTTTATCTATGAATGGAAGAAGGGAGCGCTGGAATGGAACTAA
- a CDS encoding NADH-quinone oxidoreductase subunit C: MSEALNELASYLREMRGALIADSSIKYGELTLTVEAEHLIALLSFLRDDVQCGFVSLIDVCGVDYPQRPDRFDVVYHLLSPRQNLRVRVKVATADGDPVPSATSVYPGADWFEREAYDMYGILFTGHPDLRRILTDYGFEGHPLRKDFPLTGFVEVRYDDEAKRVVYEPVELKQEFRNFDFLSPWEGTEYVLPGDEKAKAR, encoded by the coding sequence ATGAGTGAAGCCCTGAACGAGCTTGCCTCCTATCTGCGCGAGATGCGGGGTGCGCTGATCGCCGATTCGTCGATCAAATACGGCGAATTGACCCTGACGGTGGAGGCCGAGCACCTCATTGCGCTCCTGAGTTTCCTGCGCGACGACGTGCAGTGCGGTTTTGTCAGCCTGATCGATGTCTGCGGCGTAGACTACCCGCAGCGGCCGGATCGTTTCGACGTCGTCTATCATCTGCTGTCGCCGCGCCAGAACCTGCGTGTCCGTGTCAAGGTCGCAACTGCCGACGGCGACCCCGTGCCTTCTGCCACTTCGGTCTATCCGGGTGCGGACTGGTTCGAGCGGGAAGCTTACGACATGTACGGCATCCTCTTCACCGGGCATCCGGATCTGCGCCGCATCCTGACGGACTACGGTTTCGAAGGCCATCCGTTGCGCAAGGACTTCCCGCTGACCGGTTTCGTCGAGGTGCGTTACGACGACGAAGCCAAGCGGGTCGTCTACGAACCCGTAGAGCTGAAGCAGGAGTTCCGCAACTTCGATTTTCTTTCGCCCTGGGAGGGGACCGAATACGTCCTGCCCGGCGACGAGAAGGCGAAGGCACGGTGA
- a CDS encoding ATP-binding protein, with protein MRLQQLDLVRYGKFTARSLDFGDAKPGQPDFHLVYGPNEAGKSTLFSGFLDLLFGIERLSPYGFLHPYQTMRVGGVVETGGRRHHAYRIKRNANSLVGPDEQPVPDNLFSAALGSIDRATYRMMFSLDDDSIEEGGESILKSEGELGSLLFSASSGLPDSSAVLATLRAEADAFYKPQGRKHELAELRAALDALKAERSAIDINAREYASLRKALAGARERHDSASAHRAELRVGRDRTRAQLDCMPLLGRLRGVREELARQEALPLPPSEWWSDLPALRKTETEIAARFSQLNEELRRRREELGGLPLDELALTFAERFDMLRETALDARYLTAARDMPSRIEELAVTSAGIEACLIRLGQKDHPDPAALLLPAAAGARLQDLVRRHATLAERLSSAREEVGKAKRQWQEAERDLGRHDGSARDLCHLAERLRLARQNDCLLRQEAAGREIDRLEAELSDKLCGLRPFEGSADELAAICVPAPAMVETWRAEAASLGERRLRLDARIADESERQAGDEARLAALNSFGGTLDEAAASELRLRRDVAWREHRLRLDHGTASAFETLLKEDDQAIALRLGQAERIAELRGLRCTITERRARLCELEAQRRVAVSDRAELDAAVARAASACGLPNGMLLPQLEAWLATRAAALETRAALRATRLQHERAASEEATIVRALQDELARIGVTGNLPERLDGMLAATERVVSEAQAAAAAHRTAVEQHRRASEALENREITLENAEAEMAAWQREWYEALAGTWLAGTWLAGQVEQPNPQEIGPMLAVLQDFDKLMQRKADLDHRISGMRKDQVAFREAVSNLAEAFGLLEPGDDPLVIFAAMRDRIAIAHQQQEHRKAALVSIERMEEDLQRLHAEEQLHMCAKQAMLDFFGCATLDEAGACLDAVREQQRLRQRLAELDDDLVTRLGVATCAEAEAMLAAVDETALRHELARLEEAIEAADRDVSELHAEVRTREKALADVEGGDRAADLEQRRRTLLLDIENKAIGYLRLRAGVIAAEQALRLFRERHRSAMMQRASRMFMQISGGEYSGLSTHADKGQEFLIANVASGGSKLAGDLSKGTRFQLYLALRIAGYHEVAAAREALPFIADDIMETFDDDRAGRAFGLMADMARVGQVIYLTHHEHLCDVARYACPSVTIHRL; from the coding sequence ATGCGGCTTCAGCAACTCGATCTTGTACGCTACGGAAAATTCACCGCGCGCAGCCTCGATTTCGGCGATGCCAAACCCGGGCAACCGGACTTTCATCTGGTTTACGGTCCGAACGAGGCCGGCAAGTCGACCCTGTTTTCCGGTTTCCTCGATCTGCTTTTCGGGATCGAGCGACTCAGCCCCTATGGTTTTCTGCACCCCTATCAGACAATGCGCGTCGGTGGCGTCGTGGAAACCGGCGGCCGGCGGCATCACGCCTATCGCATCAAGCGCAACGCAAACAGCCTGGTCGGCCCTGACGAGCAGCCGGTGCCGGACAATCTCTTTTCGGCCGCCCTCGGGTCTATCGACCGCGCAACCTACCGCATGATGTTTTCGCTGGACGATGACAGCATCGAAGAGGGCGGCGAAAGCATCCTCAAGAGCGAGGGCGAGCTTGGTTCGCTGCTGTTTTCCGCGAGTTCCGGCCTGCCGGACAGCAGTGCCGTATTGGCGACGTTGCGGGCCGAGGCAGATGCCTTCTACAAGCCGCAAGGGCGCAAGCACGAACTTGCCGAACTGAGGGCGGCACTGGACGCGCTGAAGGCAGAGCGTAGCGCGATCGATATCAACGCTCGCGAATACGCGTCGCTTCGCAAGGCGCTGGCAGGTGCCCGTGAGCGCCATGACAGCGCGTCGGCGCACCGCGCGGAACTCCGCGTTGGGCGGGACCGGACACGCGCGCAGCTCGACTGCATGCCGCTTCTCGGTCGGCTTCGCGGCGTGCGGGAAGAGCTCGCCCGCCAGGAAGCGCTACCGCTGCCCCCTTCGGAGTGGTGGAGCGACCTGCCGGCGCTCCGCAAAACGGAAACGGAAATCGCCGCCCGGTTTTCGCAACTGAACGAGGAATTGCGCCGCCGACGCGAGGAACTGGGGGGCCTGCCTCTGGACGAGCTGGCGCTGACGTTTGCCGAGCGGTTCGACATGCTCCGTGAAACCGCGCTCGACGCCCGCTATCTCACGGCAGCGCGCGACATGCCGTCACGCATCGAGGAGCTTGCCGTTACGTCAGCCGGCATCGAAGCTTGTCTCATCCGCCTCGGCCAAAAGGACCATCCCGATCCTGCTGCTCTTCTCCTGCCCGCGGCAGCCGGCGCGCGGCTGCAGGATCTCGTCCGGCGTCACGCGACGCTCGCCGAGCGGCTTTCATCTGCGCGCGAGGAGGTCGGGAAAGCGAAGCGGCAGTGGCAGGAGGCCGAGCGGGACCTTGGCCGACACGATGGAAGCGCGAGAGACCTCTGCCATCTCGCGGAACGCCTGCGGCTGGCGCGGCAGAACGATTGCCTGCTTCGACAAGAAGCGGCAGGCCGGGAGATCGATCGGCTGGAGGCGGAGCTTTCCGACAAGCTCTGCGGGTTACGGCCGTTCGAGGGAAGCGCGGACGAGCTTGCGGCGATCTGTGTCCCGGCGCCTGCTATGGTCGAGACTTGGCGGGCGGAAGCGGCATCGCTTGGGGAGCGGCGGCTGCGTCTTGATGCCAGGATCGCGGACGAAAGCGAACGCCAGGCCGGTGACGAAGCGCGTCTTGCGGCGCTCAACTCTTTCGGCGGTACCCTAGACGAAGCGGCCGCGAGCGAACTGCGGCTGCGGCGCGATGTTGCCTGGCGGGAGCATAGGCTGCGGCTGGATCACGGGACTGCGAGCGCCTTCGAGACGCTGCTGAAAGAGGACGACCAAGCAATCGCGTTGCGGTTGGGGCAGGCGGAAAGGATAGCGGAGCTGCGCGGCCTGAGATGCACGATAACGGAACGGCGCGCCCGCCTGTGCGAGCTTGAAGCGCAACGACGAGTGGCCGTCAGCGATCGTGCGGAATTGGACGCGGCGGTTGCCCGGGCCGCGAGCGCCTGCGGTTTACCCAACGGCATGCTGTTACCGCAGCTGGAGGCCTGGTTGGCGACACGTGCCGCTGCGCTGGAAACACGGGCGGCTTTGCGCGCGACCCGTCTGCAACACGAGCGGGCGGCCAGCGAGGAAGCGACAATCGTTCGTGCACTGCAGGACGAGCTTGCACGGATTGGCGTGACAGGGAATTTGCCGGAGCGTCTCGACGGCATGCTCGCCGCTACGGAGCGCGTCGTTTCCGAGGCACAGGCGGCTGCCGCCGCCCATCGGACTGCTGTCGAGCAGCATCGGCGGGCCTCGGAAGCGCTGGAAAACCGGGAGATCACGCTTGAGAACGCAGAGGCCGAAATGGCCGCGTGGCAGCGTGAATGGTACGAGGCGCTAGCAGGGACGTGGCTTGCCGGGACTTGGCTCGCCGGACAAGTCGAGCAGCCTAATCCGCAAGAGATCGGGCCAATGCTTGCGGTCCTGCAGGACTTTGACAAGCTGATGCAGCGCAAAGCCGATCTCGATCATCGAATCTCCGGGATGCGCAAGGATCAGGTCGCGTTCCGCGAGGCGGTTTCAAATTTGGCCGAAGCGTTCGGGTTGCTGGAGCCGGGCGATGATCCCTTGGTGATCTTTGCCGCCATGCGCGACCGCATCGCTATCGCTCATCAGCAGCAAGAGCACCGCAAGGCGGCCCTTGTCAGCATCGAGCGGATGGAAGAGGACCTGCAAAGGCTGCACGCCGAAGAGCAGCTTCATATGTGCGCAAAACAGGCCATGCTCGACTTCTTTGGCTGCGCCACGCTCGATGAAGCCGGCGCTTGCCTCGACGCGGTGCGCGAGCAGCAGAGGTTGCGGCAAAGGCTCGCCGAACTCGACGACGATCTTGTCACGCGGCTCGGCGTGGCCACATGCGCTGAGGCCGAGGCGATGCTGGCAGCGGTCGACGAGACGGCACTGCGGCACGAACTCGCGAGGTTGGAAGAAGCAATTGAGGCTGCTGATCGTGATGTCAGCGAATTGCATGCGGAGGTGCGGACCCGGGAAAAGGCGCTTGCGGACGTCGAAGGCGGAGACAGGGCCGCCGATTTGGAGCAGCGGCGCCGAACGCTGCTTCTCGACATCGAGAATAAGGCGATCGGCTATTTGCGATTGAGGGCAGGGGTGATCGCGGCGGAGCAGGCGCTACGGCTGTTTCGAGAGCGCCACCGCAGCGCCATGATGCAACGAGCCTCGCGGATGTTCATGCAGATCAGCGGTGGCGAATATTCCGGCCTCTCCACCCATGCGGACAAGGGGCAGGAATTCCTGATCGCCAATGTCGCTTCGGGCGGGTCGAAGCTCGCCGGCGATCTTTCGAAGGGCACGCGGTTCCAACTCTATCTCGCACTTCGAATCGCCGGCTATCACGAGGTCGCCGCCGCCCGGGAAGCGCTGCCGTTTATCGCCGACGACATCATGGAAACTTTCGACGACGATCGCGCCGGTCGTGCCTTCGGATTGATGGCGGACATGGCACGCGTCGGACAGGTGATCTATCTTACCCATCACGAACACCTTTGCGACGTCGCGCGGTACGCTTGTCCGTCAGTAACCATTCACAGGCTGTAA